Proteins encoded by one window of Bactrocera oleae isolate idBacOlea1 chromosome 4, idBacOlea1, whole genome shotgun sequence:
- the LOC138856869 gene encoding uncharacterized protein, giving the protein MRKRTYFPLHSWVQNMSQNINMINKNKKESGPPSKRPEGAGCSQRRAAFGTSSTTAKARTGAKLGPGAKANTKGAVAKAGATKTATLEAAHTNPCSQSLAAKQEKVGDAKSEAASSGSVREWPSFRIDDPAKAKYAEKRRAAYLLKKVELQPPSNEELTKELQESIDCARAVLPNFKLEAPVVATKRQRSAEEAKPSAKRPKTKGVTPVRSFADVARNRIVIGVLDEGDPEGKIPRAQWKWVQAALTNVALEVLLSNPGPPPSCADAGWYQGQIKMIACDDERSVQLYKAAISKVGEVYPGAKLVAVDRKDIPSRPRARVWIPATPSQPDQIMQLIRACNPNLPTEGWRFVKAFDDPAAESGVETKRATMQILLLLTKESVEPLAKSGGEINYGFTKVKVMTYKSDADAGENLASESECEVEEDPVESSSDAEITDQGECTSGSELADRLSKLYTESELLSDSHDDAEKTITNASSPN; this is encoded by the coding sequence atgcgcaagcggacatactttcccctacactcgtgggtccaaaatatgagccaaaacattaacatgataaataaaaacaaaaaggagtccggacctccttcAAAAAGACCGGAGGGAGCGGGTTGCTCCCAgagaagagcagcgtttggcacgagctcgacaacagccaaagcgaggacaggagcgaagcttggtcctggagcaaaggcgAATACTAAGGGGGCAGTAGCCAAGGCTGGCgccacaaaaacagcaacgctggaggcagcccataccaaccCCTGTAGCCAAAGCTTGGCAGCCAAGCAGGAGAAGGTGGGAGATGCTAAAAGCGAAGCTGCCAGTAGTGGGTCAGTCAGAGAGTGGCCTTCCTTCAGGATTGATGACCCGGCAAAAGCAAAGTATGCAGAGAAgcgacgcgctgcatacctgttgaagaaggtggagctgcaaccgccaagcaatgaggagctcacaaaggagctccaagaatccattgattgcgcgagagctgtcctacctaacttcaaactagaagcgccggtagtggcaacaaaaagacaaaggtccgctgaagaggctaagccgtcagcaaagagaccgaaaactaagggcgtgacgcccgtaagatcttttgctgatgtggcccgaaaccgcattgtcattggtgtgctggatgagggtgatcccgaaggaaaaatccccagagcccaatggaaatgggtgcaagccgcactgacgaatgtggctttggaagtgctacttagcaatccaggtccacccccgtcatgtgcggatgccggatggtatcaagggcaaataaagatgatagcgtgtgacgacgagagatcggtccagctatataaagCAGCAATATCTAAAGTGGGagaggtctaccccggagccaaattggtggcggtagacaggaaagatatcccatcccgaccgagagcaagggtatggatcccggctacaccatcgcagccggaccaaataatgcagctcataagagcctgcaacccaaatctgccaacggagggatggagattcgtcaaggcctttgaCGACCCCGCAGCAGAATCTGGAGTGGAGACGAAgcgagccacaatgcagattctgctgcttctaacaaaagaatccgtagaaccgctagcgaaaagtggcggagagatcaactacggattcacaaaagtaaaggtcatgacctacaaatcagacgccgatgcaggagaaaacttggcatcggaatcggagtgcgaagtcgaggaagatccagtggagtcctcgagcgacgcagagatcacggatcaaggtgagtgtacttcggggtctgaacttgcggacagactctctaaactctacactgagagtgagcttttaagcgactctcatgatgatgcagagaagaccataactaatgcgtcttctccaaattaa
- the LOC138856884 gene encoding uncharacterized protein, which yields MLEEWSKISSEEISKLIDLMPRRLAEFINAVTPLSLNISVDGTKIPKLNDPKILGVALDSLCSFTPHMTAITFKVQSRNKIFKSLAGSSWRKDKETLLATYKAIGRPVINYASPIWSPGCSTTQTRKLQTCQNTALRTITGCLLMSPIEHLHSEAPMLPVKEHNELLSEQFLPECFRRNHPCSRLLEAEPPPRNIKRSFLDYVDDIRRYAHRTSDATNYRQALTAIHSGAINTFIDSLSVNGVLGVKPPPIADVELDLSRETRVTLAQLCSGYCSRLNFYLFRIDPDIPNICPAYNEAPHDTNYLFACPTSPAHLTPFSLWSDPVETACFLGLRLDDLDDNQTITYNPSGD from the exons ATGTTGGAGGAATGGAGTAAAATCTCCAGTGAGGAAATTTCAAAACTCATCGATTTAATGCCAAGGCGTTTAGCAGAATTCATTAATGCAGTG ACACCATTAAGTCTGAACATTTCAGttgatggcacaaaaattccgaagCTTAATgatcctaaaattttaggcgtagcattggacagtctgtgctccttcactcctcacatgACCGCGATAACTttcaaagtacagagccgcaacaaaatcttcaaatcgcttgccggcagctcttggagaaaagacaaagaaacgttgttggcaacatacaaggcaatcggccggccggtcatAAACTATGCGTCACCAATATGGTCACCTGGATGTAGTACAACGCAGACgaggaagcttcagacttgtcagaacactgcactccggactatcacgggatgcctttTGATGTCCCCTATAGAACACCTGCACAGTGAGGCCcctatgcttccggttaaggaacataacgagctcctctccgaGCAGTTTCTGCCGGAgtgttttcgtagaaatcaCCCCTGCAGTCGTTTGCTTGAAGcagaaccgcctcctaggaacatcaagaggtcattccttgattacgtcgacgacatcagacggTACGCccaccggacttcggacgcaacgaactacagacaagcactgaccgccattcacagcggagccattaacaccttcatcgactccctctcagtgaatggcgtactaggagtcaaaccaccacccatagcagacgtagagctcgacttgtctcgcgaaaccagagtgaccctcgcgcaactttgttctggatattgtagtaGGTTAAACTTCTACTTATTTAGAATCGACCCTGACATTCCAAACATATGTCCTGCGTACAATGAGGCTCCACATGATACTAActacctctttgcatgcccaacaagcCCAGCTCacctaacacccttttccctatggtctgACCCCGTCGAAACTGCCTGTTTCTTGGGCCTCcggttagatgacctcgacgacaaccaaactatcacttataatccaagcggggactag
- the LOC118683121 gene encoding uncharacterized protein isoform X2 produces MTSFGATKICDRAYDGRNFETTFKIQGQVYHKIGSLMPMPDNNPKFLQIYFTGDCEERVTTRCLYNFIEQAEERAIVILLENFLEDHNQLIQLIKRVSPRLQNDNYQIVIKANKVPLGEHAGRFNAPTVDEVAVIMVGDPVDKRSIKITRRDNNVSTISDLHRSYDALQYPLIFWKGQDEYHLNIKQYDPNTGDYRNKKVSSMNYYTHRIMVRQHQENYILRYRQLFHQYIVDMYAKVESERLQFLRFNQAKLRSEEYIHLRDAVAGNIDGNLNPNDIGNAFILPSSYIGSPRNMQEYIQDAMTYVRHYGRPDLFITFTCNPNWEEIQTLLLPGQQAIHRHDLTARVFKQKLKFLIDFIVKYSIFGITRCWLYTIEWQKRGLPHAHILVWLKDRIRPEKIDQIISAEIPDPIIDQDLFDIVTKHMIHGPCGAFNMTSLCMENVKKTSQSRIRMTRSRILMVIQCIAAEVLRMVATNLQCDCRTFQIKLSLIISGWYHTHHYFQKFTKLISMLSVRSSENDSN; encoded by the exons ATGACGTCATTTGGGGCAACTAAAATTTGCGATCGTGCATACGATGGACGTAATTTTGAAACTACATTCAAAATTCAAGGCCAGGTGTACCATAAAATCGGATCACTGATGCCAATGCCTGATAACAATccgaaatttcttcaaatttattttacggGCGATTGTGAAGAGCGCGTGACGACTCGGTGCctgtataattttattgaacaagCAGAGGAAAGAGCAATTGTGatattattggaaaattttttagaagatCACAATCAACTAATTCAATTGATAAAAAGAGTTTCGCCACGACTGCAAAATGACAATTATCAAATCGTCATAAAAGCCAACAAAGTACCATTAGGTGAACATGCTGGTAGATTCAACGCTCCAACTGTTGATGAGGTTGCTGTTATCATGGTTGGTGATCCAGTTGACAAAAGATCTATAAAAATTACACGGCGAGACAACAATGTCAGTACGATTTCGGATCTACACCGTTCGTATGACGCACTACAATATCCATTGATATTTTGGAAAGGACAAGATGAATATCACCTTAATATCAAACAGTATGATCCAAATACCG gtgattacagaaataaaaaagttagctCAATGAACTACTATACACACCGAATAATGGTTAGACAACATCAAGAGAATTATATCCTTCGATATCGTCAGCTGTTCCATCAATACATTGTTGATATGTACGCTAAGGTCGAAAGCGAACGCTTGCAATTTCTTCGATTCAACCAGGCAAAACTACGATCGGAAGAATATATTCACTTACGAGATGCTGTTGCTGGAAACATCGATGGAAATTTAAATCCCAATGACATCGGTAATGCTTTCATTTTACCTTCAAGCTACATCGGCAGTCCACGGAACATGCAGGAATACATACAAGATGCGATGACTTACGTACGTCATTACGGCCGAccggatttatttattacattcacATGTAATCCGAATTGGGAAGAGATACAAACTTTACTATTGCCAGGACAACAAGCCATTCATCGTCATGATTTAACTGCACGtgtgtttaaacaaaaattgaaattcttaattgattttattgttaaatattcaatttttggtATCACACGTTGTTGGCTGTATACGATAGAGTGGCAAAAGCGAGGTTTGCCTCATGCCCACATTTTGGTTTGGCTTAAAGATAGAATCCGTCctgaaaaaatcgatcaaataatttCAGCCGAAATTCCAGACCCAATAATTGATCAAGACTTATTTGATATTGTCACCAAACACATGATCCATGGGCCATGCGGTGCTTTCAACATGACGTCACTGTGCatggaaaatgtaaaaaaaacttcCCAAAGCCGCATACGAATGACACGATCACGGATATTGATGGTTATCCAATGTATCGCTGCAGAAGTATTGAGAATGGTGGCCACAAATTTACAATGCGACTGCCGAACTTTCCAAATCAAGTTGAGTTTGATAATCAGTGGGTGGTACCATACTCACCACtactttcaaaaatttacaaagctCATATCAATGTTGAGCGTTCGAAGCTCCGAAAACGACTCTAACtga